In one window of Vespa crabro chromosome 6, iyVesCrab1.2, whole genome shotgun sequence DNA:
- the LOC124424953 gene encoding protein Peter pan yields the protein MGHRKKGRCVKRNKQLNTEEKEELVKAPHSFVIHRGLPGEHIIELTKDFRRIMEPFTASSLKARKRNSIKDFVSVAGVLHVSHLCIFTRTELGMYLKLCRLPRGPTLTFKVHNFSLSKDVVSTLKKQMVFEEAFKNSPLIVLNNFSGEGMQLKLIASMFQNMFPTINLTNVDLSTIRRCVCLNYNTTTKTIDFRHYAIKVVPVGLSKSVRKLVRAKIPNLSKCQDFSEFLTKSTVSESEAEDDPNSHVTLSQKLSSRGNHENTTSAIRLSELGPRITLQLMKVEGGLLDGEVLFHEFIHKTEEEKLQIQKKREEKKKLKEKRKKIQEENKKKKELNREEHKEKSLKGMQKKKKIAEESIEEGVVEEDDDAQYYREEVGEEPEKELFEGKAGQKRRHKFIPRYKTKKLKRNISENGTNE from the exons atgggTCACCGTAAAAAG GGACGTTGTGTTAAAcgaaataaacaattaaatacagaagaaaaggaagaattagTGAAAGCTCCTCACTCATTTGTAATTCATCGTGGTCTACCAGGAGAacatataatagaattaactAAGGATTTTCGTAGAATTATGGAACCATTTACTGCTAGTTCATTAAAAGCTAGAAAACGTAATAGTATTAAAGATTTTGTATCGGTTGCCGGTGTATTACACGTTAgtcatttatgtatttttactaGAACAGAACTTGGGATGTATCTTAAACTCTGCAg aTTACCCAGAGGGCCGACGCTCACTTTTAAAGTACATAATTTCTCATTATCCAAAGATGTGGTATctacattaaaaaaacaaatggtATTTGAGGAAGCTTTTAAGAATTCTCctttaattgtattaaataattttagcGGAGAGGGTatgcaattaaaattaatagctTCAATGTTTCAAAACATGTTCCCAACTATAAATTTAACTAAT GTTGATTTAAGTACAATTCGTCGTTGCGTATGcttaaattataatacgacTACAAAAACAATTGATTTTAGACATTATGCTATTAAAGTTGTACCCGTTGGTTTATCAAAAAGTGTTAGAAAATTAGTTAGAGCTAAAATACCGAATCTTTCGAAATGTCAAGACTTTTCAGAATTTTTGACAAAATCGACAGTATCCGAAAGCGAAGCAGAAGACGATCCTAATAGTCACGTTACGTTATCGCAAAAATTATCATCTCGAGGAAATCATGAAAATACTACTAGTGCTATTAGACTTTCTGAATTAGGACCAAGAATTACGTTACAATTAATGAAAGTAGAAGGTGGACTTCTCGATGGTGAGGTTTTATTTCACGAGTTTATTCATAAAACTGAAGAGGAAAAGCTTCAGATACAAAAGAAAcgggaggagaagaaaaagcttaaagaaaaaaggaaaaagatacaagaggaaaataaaaagaagaaagaattgaaTAGAGAagaacataaagaaaaatcattaaaaggaatgcaaaagaagaaaaaaattgcagAAGAATCTATTGAAGAAGGTGTtgtagaagaagatgatgatgctCAATATTATCGAGAAGAAGTAGGAGAAGAACCTGAGAagg aatTATTTGAAGGAAAAGCTGGTCAAAAGAGGCGACATAAGTTTATACCAaggtataaaacaaaaaaattaaaaagaaatatatctgAAAATGGGACAaatgaataa
- the LOC124424952 gene encoding putative uncharacterized protein DDB_G0282133 isoform X1, producing the protein MWKSDWSLDINQSKSDNDNNWSTFNSDSDNKLKFTQIDNKHEKDSKRSKFFNNNVRSFGDHVDNYDWVKCKSKSIPGKTYYFNLRSGCSTWYRPISRYIDIPYYSKKQMSLKKIQCYLSSPSLLVSDSYNEVSSLSIKLKKENHHKKWILEEPCSTSKSNKNSNFARFSSRECINDNERKTLSNNSQSNDTYYYNDDNHLPIKNEMNYNDSDLNNDSIIINNDSTFIDVTNYLQCELSSEDNDIEVTSVELNSTKMKLKIKNNDIDINADRTKELSENDVNEKNEYVDVRETRRRLASHLRNNINHRKDISSSKRIKLKRDQRKTMRKIVLRTNDSTDNNKMLMRKPERIICNMYGVTTVNYDEVSELPPNVKRSNLSDSTSIVSSSTSSSFSTTEENRSRSSILKCFLGHDDLYDNILPPKLSDSNSSTSSSSWTCDTCSSCSCTQSDSTKV; encoded by the exons atgtGGAAATCCGATTGGTCGTTGGATATCAATCAGTCTAAAagtgacaacgataataattggtCTACATTTAATTCGGACAGTGacaataaattgaaattcacacaaatcgataataaacatgAGAAAGATTCTAAAAGAtccaaatttttcaataataacgttcgATCGTTCGGCGATCATGTCGATAATTATGATTGGGTGAAATGCAAATCTAAAAGCATACCAGGtaaaacatattattttaatttaagaagTGGTTGTAGTACCTGGTACAGACCAATATCACGTTACATCGATATCCCATATTATTCAAAAAAG CAGatgagtttaaaaaaaatacaatgttATCTCTCGAGTCCATCGTTACTGGTATCGGATAGTTACAACGAGGTATCATCGTTGTCGATtaaattgaagaaagaaaatcatcaTAAAAAATGGATACTCGAGGAACCATGCAGTACATCTAAGAGCAAcaagaattcaaatttcgcaaGATTTTCATCGAGAGAATGTATCAacgataacgaaagaaaaacactTTCGAATAATTCTCAATCAAACGATACCTATTATTACAATGACGACAATCATTTGcccattaaaaatgaaatgaattacAATGACTCTGATTTAAATAATGACTCCATTATCATCAACAACGATTCTACTTTCATCGACGTGacaaattatttacaatgtgAATTATCATCGGAAGATAATGATATCGAAGTTACGTCCGTTGAATTAAATTCgacaaaaatgaaattgaaaattaaaaataacgacaTTGATATTAATGCCGATCGAACTAAGGAATTGTCCGAGAATgatgttaatgaaaaaaatgaatacgtCGACGTAAGAGAAACGCGGCGTCGTTTGGCGTCgcatttaagaaataatattaatcatcgaAAGGATATTTCGTCGTCtaaaaggataaaattgaaacgtgatcaaagaaaaacgatGAGAAAAATTGTTCTTCGTACCAACGATTCgacggataataataaaatgttaatgaGAAAACCGGAAAGAATTATTTGCAATATGTACGGTGTGACCACGGTGAATTACGACGAAGTTAGTGAACTTCCGCCAAATGTGAAAAGATCTAATCTGAGTGACTCAACTAGCATAGtatcctcctccacctcctcctcattCTCAACTACGGAAGAAAATCGGTCTCGGTCGTCGATCCTCAAGTGTTTCCTCGGCCATGACGATTTATACGACAACATTCTACCGCCAAAACTGAGCGATTCAAATTCTAGCACGTCTTCGTCCTCATGGACGTGCGATACATGCAGCTCTTGCAGTTGTACTCAATCCGATTCTACCAAAGTATAA
- the LOC124424952 gene encoding uncharacterized protein DDB_G0283697-like isoform X2: MWKSDWSLDINQSKSDNDNNWSTFNSDSDNKLKFTQIDNKHEKDSKRSKFFNNNVRSFGDHVDNYDWVKCKSKSIPGKTYYFNLRSGCSTWYRPISRYIDIPYYSKKMSLKKIQCYLSSPSLLVSDSYNEVSSLSIKLKKENHHKKWILEEPCSTSKSNKNSNFARFSSRECINDNERKTLSNNSQSNDTYYYNDDNHLPIKNEMNYNDSDLNNDSIIINNDSTFIDVTNYLQCELSSEDNDIEVTSVELNSTKMKLKIKNNDIDINADRTKELSENDVNEKNEYVDVRETRRRLASHLRNNINHRKDISSSKRIKLKRDQRKTMRKIVLRTNDSTDNNKMLMRKPERIICNMYGVTTVNYDEVSELPPNVKRSNLSDSTSIVSSSTSSSFSTTEENRSRSSILKCFLGHDDLYDNILPPKLSDSNSSTSSSSWTCDTCSSCSCTQSDSTKV; encoded by the exons atgtGGAAATCCGATTGGTCGTTGGATATCAATCAGTCTAAAagtgacaacgataataattggtCTACATTTAATTCGGACAGTGacaataaattgaaattcacacaaatcgataataaacatgAGAAAGATTCTAAAAGAtccaaatttttcaataataacgttcgATCGTTCGGCGATCATGTCGATAATTATGATTGGGTGAAATGCAAATCTAAAAGCATACCAGGtaaaacatattattttaatttaagaagTGGTTGTAGTACCTGGTACAGACCAATATCACGTTACATCGATATCCCATATTATTCAAAAAAG atgagtttaaaaaaaatacaatgttATCTCTCGAGTCCATCGTTACTGGTATCGGATAGTTACAACGAGGTATCATCGTTGTCGATtaaattgaagaaagaaaatcatcaTAAAAAATGGATACTCGAGGAACCATGCAGTACATCTAAGAGCAAcaagaattcaaatttcgcaaGATTTTCATCGAGAGAATGTATCAacgataacgaaagaaaaacactTTCGAATAATTCTCAATCAAACGATACCTATTATTACAATGACGACAATCATTTGcccattaaaaatgaaatgaattacAATGACTCTGATTTAAATAATGACTCCATTATCATCAACAACGATTCTACTTTCATCGACGTGacaaattatttacaatgtgAATTATCATCGGAAGATAATGATATCGAAGTTACGTCCGTTGAATTAAATTCgacaaaaatgaaattgaaaattaaaaataacgacaTTGATATTAATGCCGATCGAACTAAGGAATTGTCCGAGAATgatgttaatgaaaaaaatgaatacgtCGACGTAAGAGAAACGCGGCGTCGTTTGGCGTCgcatttaagaaataatattaatcatcgaAAGGATATTTCGTCGTCtaaaaggataaaattgaaacgtgatcaaagaaaaacgatGAGAAAAATTGTTCTTCGTACCAACGATTCgacggataataataaaatgttaatgaGAAAACCGGAAAGAATTATTTGCAATATGTACGGTGTGACCACGGTGAATTACGACGAAGTTAGTGAACTTCCGCCAAATGTGAAAAGATCTAATCTGAGTGACTCAACTAGCATAGtatcctcctccacctcctcctcattCTCAACTACGGAAGAAAATCGGTCTCGGTCGTCGATCCTCAAGTGTTTCCTCGGCCATGACGATTTATACGACAACATTCTACCGCCAAAACTGAGCGATTCAAATTCTAGCACGTCTTCGTCCTCATGGACGTGCGATACATGCAGCTCTTGCAGTTGTACTCAATCCGATTCTACCAAAGTATAA